A stretch of Bordetella genomosp. 13 DNA encodes these proteins:
- a CDS encoding Bug family tripartite tricarboxylate transporter substrate binding protein, whose translation MTNPFRILLALFGLAIGLAPGHAPAQDWPAKPVTLVIPFPPGNTADLVARALQDPLGKALGQAIIVDNKPGAGGNIAVQNVARAPSDGYTLLLTTGSPLVINPALYRDLPFDAERDFAPVAIIGSIPMVLIARNSLPVNSMAEFLSYTRQNEFSLTYASVGQGTFTHLGMELFTRAAGLDLTHSPYKGASAAHLDLIGGRVDFMFDSVASSNALLKGGRVKALAVTSPQRSPFLPDVPTMVESADDSLADFEVTVWTGLFAPAGTPAEVVTRLNREIGVLLRSPAFTEQLAQQFIRADTPLTPEQFEQRVQSDRARWMGLSRNINLALQ comes from the coding sequence ATGACGAATCCCTTCCGCATACTGCTGGCCTTGTTCGGCCTGGCCATCGGGCTGGCGCCCGGGCATGCTCCGGCGCAGGATTGGCCCGCCAAACCGGTAACCCTGGTTATTCCGTTCCCACCTGGCAACACGGCGGACCTGGTTGCCCGCGCACTGCAGGATCCGTTGGGCAAGGCGCTGGGGCAAGCCATCATCGTGGATAACAAGCCGGGAGCTGGCGGCAATATCGCCGTGCAGAACGTCGCGCGCGCGCCCAGCGACGGCTATACGCTGCTATTGACGACTGGATCGCCACTGGTGATCAACCCCGCGCTGTACCGCGATCTGCCTTTCGACGCCGAGCGGGATTTCGCGCCGGTGGCGATCATCGGTTCCATTCCCATGGTACTGATCGCGCGCAATAGCCTGCCCGTGAATTCGATGGCGGAATTTCTGAGCTACACGCGCCAGAACGAGTTCAGCCTTACGTACGCCTCGGTCGGCCAGGGGACGTTCACGCACCTGGGTATGGAGCTGTTCACGCGCGCTGCGGGACTGGATTTGACGCATTCTCCATACAAGGGCGCAAGCGCTGCTCATCTGGACCTGATAGGCGGGCGAGTCGATTTCATGTTCGACAGTGTGGCATCGTCCAACGCCTTGCTTAAAGGGGGGCGGGTGAAGGCGCTGGCGGTCACTTCGCCTCAACGTTCGCCCTTCCTGCCGGACGTGCCGACCATGGTGGAAAGCGCTGACGACAGCCTGGCCGACTTCGAAGTCACCGTCTGGACCGGCCTGTTCGCACCCGCCGGCACACCCGCCGAGGTAGTGACTCGTCTTAACCGGGAAATCGGCGTACTGCTGCGTTCGCCGGCGTTTACCGAACAACTCGCCCAGCAATTCATTCGCGCCGACACCCCGCTGACGCCGGAGCAGTTCGAGCAGCGAGTGCAATCGGACCGCGCGCGCTGGATGGGCCTGAGCCGCAACATCAACCTGGCACTGCAATGA